One Oscillospiraceae bacterium genomic window carries:
- a CDS encoding sodium ion-translocating decarboxylase subunit beta, with the protein MIVISCVLLYLAIVKEYEPMLLLPIAFGMLLTNIPNSGVYHPEFFQLQEDGSSMVPFSQLVKKGGLFDFLYLGVKFGIYPPLIFMGVGAMTDFGPLISNPKSLFLGAAAQLGVFVTFFGSLLLGFTVEEAASIGIIGGADGPTAIFVTKTLAPHLLSAIAVAAYSYMALIPIIQPPIMKALTTKKEREIVMEQLRPVSKTEKIIFPIAVTIVITLILPDATPLVGMLMLGNLMKECGVVDRLSKTAQNELMNIVTICLGTSVGATAVASNFLSFGTIKIIVMGLVAFAISTAGGLLLGKLMCKLSGGKINPLIGSAGVSAVPMAARMSQKVGQEANPKNFLLMHAMGPNVAGVIGSAVAAGVFLSMYAK; encoded by the coding sequence ATGATAGTTATATCCTGTGTGCTTTTATATCTTGCTATTGTAAAAGAATATGAACCAATGCTTTTATTACCGATTGCTTTCGGTATGTTACTTACAAATATTCCGAATTCCGGAGTATATCATCCTGAATTCTTTCAACTTCAGGAAGATGGCTCGTCAATGGTGCCTTTTAGTCAGTTGGTTAAAAAAGGTGGCTTGTTTGACTTTTTATATCTTGGGGTTAAATTTGGTATATATCCGCCGCTTATCTTTATGGGCGTTGGAGCAATGACCGATTTCGGTCCTTTAATCTCGAACCCTAAAAGTTTATTCTTAGGTGCAGCGGCACAACTTGGAGTTTTTGTTACTTTCTTTGGCTCTTTGCTTTTAGGTTTTACAGTCGAAGAAGCAGCATCTATTGGTATTATAGGTGGAGCTGACGGCCCTACTGCTATCTTTGTTACAAAAACTTTAGCACCACATCTTCTTTCTGCTATTGCAGTTGCAGCTTATTCATATATGGCGCTTATTCCTATTATTCAACCGCCAATTATGAAAGCGCTTACAACTAAGAAAGAAAGAGAAATTGTTATGGAACAGTTAAGACCTGTTTCTAAAACGGAAAAAATTATTTTCCCTATAGCAGTAACAATTGTTATTACACTTATTTTACCTGATGCAACACCACTTGTTGGTATGCTTATGCTTGGTAACTTAATGAAAGAATGTGGCGTGGTTGACAGATTATCTAAAACTGCTCAGAACGAACTTATGAATATAGTAACAATTTGTCTTGGTACAAGCGTTGGCGCAACAGCAGTTGCATCGAACTTTTTAAGTTTTGGTACTATTAAAATAATTGTTATGGGACTTGTTGCATTTGCAATAAGTACAGCAGGAGGACTACTGCTTGGTAAACTTATGTGTAAACTATCAGGCGGTAAAATCAATCCGCTTATCGGTTCTGCGGGTGTATCTGCAGTTCCAATGGCAGCGCGTATGTCACAAAAAGTCGGACAGGAAGCAAATCCTAAAAACTTCCTTCTTATGCACGCTATGGGTCCGAACGTTGCGGGTGTTATAGGTTCTGCAGTTGCTGCAGGCGTATTCTTATCAATGTATGCTAAATAA
- a CDS encoding nicotinate-nucleotide adenylyltransferase, translating to MKIGILGGTFDPVHKAHIEIAKLSYEKLGLDKVIFIPNGIPPHKNKSLISKEDKLNMLNLAIKDYPYFSVDTFEIDKEGTSFLYLTLEYLNKKYPSADLYFIAGSDNLKTITTWKNPHIIFKLSNIVFVKRPKYKLDLKFADLLKEKYNGKISFIDFSGIDISSTTIREKFEKCEEVSEYLSYDVYSYIVKNSLYPFNLRKKLEKMLDEKRFIHSKNVAKESYNLACHYGENYEKAYYAGLLHDCAKKLDYDAQINIINKYNDYELMENELSYPKVIHALTGALIAKYEFGISNTEILNAIRYHTLGSVKMSTLDKIVYIADLISEDRIYKGVEILKDMAYNNIDKAILMSIENTLNYLDDKRIQPDVLKLKEMLRRL from the coding sequence ATGAAAATAGGAATTTTGGGAGGAACATTTGACCCTGTTCACAAAGCGCATATAGAAATTGCTAAATTAAGTTATGAAAAGTTAGGACTTGATAAAGTAATTTTTATACCAAACGGTATTCCTCCTCATAAAAATAAAAGTTTAATATCCAAAGAAGATAAACTTAATATGTTAAATCTTGCAATAAAAGATTATCCTTATTTTTCGGTTGATACTTTTGAGATTGACAAAGAGGGAACATCTTTCCTTTATTTAACATTGGAATATCTTAATAAGAAATATCCGTCAGCAGACCTTTATTTTATAGCAGGGTCGGATAATCTTAAAACAATAACAACCTGGAAAAATCCACATATAATTTTTAAACTTTCAAATATCGTATTTGTTAAAAGGCCAAAATATAAATTGGATTTAAAATTTGCTGATCTTTTAAAAGAAAAGTATAATGGCAAAATATCTTTTATAGATTTTTCGGGAATAGATATTTCATCAACAACTATAAGAGAAAAGTTTGAAAAATGCGAAGAGGTAAGTGAGTATTTAAGTTATGATGTGTATTCTTATATAGTAAAGAATTCTCTTTATCCATTTAATCTTAGAAAAAAATTAGAAAAAATGCTTGATGAAAAAAGATTTATACACAGTAAAAATGTTGCAAAAGAAAGTTATAATCTTGCGTGTCATTATGGAGAAAACTATGAAAAAGCATATTACGCAGGACTTCTTCATGACTGTGCTAAAAAATTAGATTATGACGCGCAAATTAATATTATAAATAAGTATAATGATTATGAACTTATGGAAAATGAACTTTCTTACCCTAAAGTTATTCATGCACTTACAGGAGCGTTGATTGCTAAATATGAATTTGGAATTTCGAATACTGAGATTTTAAATGCTATAAGATATCACACTCTTGGCAGTGTGAAAATGTCAACACTCGATAAGATAGTTTATATTGCAGATTTAATTTCGGAGGACAGAATTTATAAAGGTGTTGAAATTTTAAAAGATATGGCTTATAATAATATAGATAAGGCTATTTTAATGTCAATTGAGAATACGCTAAATTATCTTGACGATAAAAGAATTCAGCCCGATGTATTAAAATTAAAAGAGATGTTAAGGCGATTATAA
- a CDS encoding DUF1292 domain-containing protein: MAEYNEEINVVTLYDENENAQDYEIVDVFELNDNVYAAVTPYQDEYDENIPLEVTMLKVTEVDGEEIFSILETEEEELEAYNELLRREEEYSDD, encoded by the coding sequence ATGGCAGAATATAATGAAGAAATCAATGTTGTAACATTATATGACGAGAATGAAAATGCACAGGATTATGAGATTGTTGACGTGTTTGAACTTAATGATAATGTTTATGCAGCAGTTACACCTTATCAGGATGAATATGATGAAAATATTCCTTTAGAGGTTACAATGCTAAAAGTTACTGAAGTTGACGGTGAAGAAATCTTCTCAATTTTAGAAACAGAGGAAGAAGAACTTGAAGCTTATAATGAACTTTTAAGACGCGAAGAAGAATATAGTGACGACTAA
- a CDS encoding oxaloacetate decarboxylase subunit alpha, with product MSKVGITETILRDAHQSQIATRMTTDQILPIVEKLDKIGYHSLECWGGATFDSCLRFLNEDPWERLRKIKSKAPNTKLQMLFRGQNVLGYRHYADDVVEYFVQKSIANGIDILRIFDALNDVRNLQTAIKAAQKEKGHVQATVCYTISPVHNVESFVKMAKELEEMGANSICIKDMAGLLTPYAAYDLVKAMKEEVKIPLQLHTHYTSGVASMTYLKAIEAGIDVVDTAMSPFALGTSQPATEPMVATLQGTEYDTGIDLDKLSEITDYFSALREKALASGLLDPKVLKVDINTLKYQVPGGMLSNLVSQLKQAGKEDKFDEVLKEVPRVREELGFPPLVTPTSQIVGTQAVLNVISGERYKMISNETKGLVRGEYGKTPVEIKPEIIEKIIGSEERITCRPADKIAPELDKLRNDAKQYIEQDEDVLSYALFDKVAVKFFEQRKAEKYKMDVAHMDNTNKIHTV from the coding sequence ATGAGTAAAGTTGGAATTACCGAAACTATCCTAAGAGATGCTCATCAGTCACAAATCGCTACAAGAATGACAACGGATCAAATCTTACCGATAGTTGAAAAATTAGATAAAATAGGTTATCATTCCTTAGAATGTTGGGGGGGAGCAACTTTTGACTCCTGCTTAAGATTTTTAAATGAAGATCCATGGGAAAGGCTTAGAAAAATTAAATCAAAAGCACCTAATACAAAACTTCAGATGTTATTCAGGGGTCAGAATGTTTTAGGTTACAGACACTATGCTGACGATGTTGTTGAATATTTTGTTCAAAAATCAATTGCCAACGGTATTGATATTTTAAGAATATTTGACGCTCTTAACGATGTAAGAAATCTTCAGACTGCAATTAAAGCAGCCCAAAAAGAAAAAGGTCACGTTCAGGCAACAGTATGTTATACTATAAGCCCTGTTCATAACGTTGAATCTTTTGTTAAAATGGCAAAAGAATTAGAAGAAATGGGAGCAAACTCAATCTGTATCAAAGATATGGCAGGTCTTCTTACACCTTACGCTGCTTATGATTTAGTAAAAGCAATGAAAGAAGAGGTTAAAATTCCTCTTCAACTTCACACTCACTATACATCAGGTGTTGCTTCTATGACATACTTAAAAGCAATTGAAGCAGGTATTGACGTTGTTGATACTGCTATGTCACCATTTGCTTTAGGTACAAGCCAGCCTGCAACTGAACCAATGGTTGCTACACTTCAGGGCACAGAATATGATACAGGTATTGACCTTGATAAATTATCAGAAATTACTGATTATTTCAGTGCTTTAAGAGAAAAGGCACTTGCATCAGGTCTTTTAGATCCAAAAGTTTTAAAAGTTGATATAAATACTTTAAAATATCAGGTTCCTGGCGGAATGTTATCAAACCTTGTTTCTCAACTTAAACAGGCAGGTAAAGAAGATAAGTTTGACGAAGTTTTAAAAGAAGTTCCAAGAGTAAGAGAAGAATTAGGATTCCCTCCTCTTGTTACTCCTACAAGCCAGATTGTAGGTACTCAGGCAGTTCTTAATGTAATCAGCGGAGAAAGATATAAAATGATTTCCAATGAAACAAAAGGTCTGGTAAGAGGCGAATATGGTAAAACACCTGTTGAAATTAAACCTGAAATCATTGAAAAAATTATCGGTTCTGAAGAAAGAATTACATGCCGTCCTGCTGACAAAATTGCACCTGAACTTGATAAACTAAGAAATGATGCAAAACAGTATATCGAACAGGACGAAGATGTACTATCTTATGCATTATTCGATAAGGTTGCAGTTAAATTCTTTGAACAAAGAAAAGCAGAAAAGTATAAAATGGATGTTGCACATATGGATAACACCAATAAGATTCATACTGTTTAA
- the ruvX gene encoding Holliday junction resolvase RuvX, giving the protein MKVMGLDLGDARTGVSLSDELKFLAQSYGTLYNKDKEDLINQLEPIIKNNNVETVVIGLPKNMNGTIGERGEMAKEFSEILEEKFNVKTVLWDERLTTVSAHRVLSEANVRGKKRKKVVDTVSAVFILQGYLDSL; this is encoded by the coding sequence ATGAAAGTAATGGGACTTGACTTGGGCGATGCGAGAACAGGAGTTTCCTTGTCAGATGAACTTAAATTTCTTGCTCAGTCGTATGGTACATTATATAACAAAGATAAAGAAGATTTAATAAACCAGTTAGAGCCAATAATTAAAAATAACAATGTTGAAACGGTTGTTATAGGTCTTCCTAAAAATATGAACGGTACTATTGGCGAAAGAGGAGAAATGGCTAAAGAATTTTCTGAAATTTTAGAAGAAAAATTTAATGTTAAAACAGTTTTGTGGGATGAAAGGCTTACAACTGTAAGTGCTCACAGAGTTTTATCCGAAGCAAATGTACGAGGCAAAAAAAGAAAAAAGGTAGTTGATACAGTAAGTGCTGTATTTATATTACAAGGATATTTAGATAGTTTGTAG
- a CDS encoding AMIN domain-containing protein, translating into MKKKNFIALLLVIFFLVNIIAILIPVFVRAEDEIKIYFNDNRITSDVSPVIFNDRVLVPVRMIFEAIDAKVSWDGVNKRVTIINKDDVFKFTINSDMAYINNKKFQLDTSAKLISDRTFIPLRFLAENSGLKVEWKDSERSVYLYGKKEEEKEEVDTEYNYITDADAESSSVIFTFKNEKITYKKSVLEDPVRLVLDIENCIKDVNKEFEIDSEYYNALRYSQFSNDPMVSRIVVELVDKTEYEIEVSDNELKINFFFEGEEKEDDEIKYEEPEINKKYKTVVIDAGHGGKDPGALGMDGKKIVLKEKDVNLDIALRVYNKLKKEKVNVYMTRSTDEFLELSEIVEFANSKNADLLVSCHNNAAENTDLSGTMVMYAYDEPKDGHELSGYDVAKTVQKHLVKATKAYDFGPRKNSALYIIRKANMPAIITESLFITNEDDLKKLMDEKYIENIADAIYKGICEVLEL; encoded by the coding sequence ATGAAAAAGAAAAATTTTATAGCACTTCTTTTAGTAATATTTTTTCTTGTAAATATAATTGCAATACTTATCCCTGTATTTGTAAGAGCAGAAGATGAAATTAAAATATATTTTAATGATAATAGAATTACAAGCGATGTTTCTCCCGTTATTTTTAATGACAGGGTTTTAGTTCCTGTCAGAATGATTTTTGAAGCGATAGATGCAAAAGTATCATGGGATGGTGTAAATAAAAGAGTAACAATAATAAATAAAGATGATGTTTTTAAATTTACGATAAATAGTGATATGGCATATATAAATAACAAAAAGTTTCAACTTGATACATCTGCAAAACTGATTTCGGACCGTACGTTTATACCTTTAAGATTTTTAGCAGAAAACAGTGGATTGAAAGTAGAATGGAAAGATAGTGAGCGTTCGGTATATCTTTACGGAAAAAAAGAGGAAGAGAAAGAAGAGGTAGATACAGAATATAATTATATAACTGATGCCGATGCTGAAAGTTCCTCTGTAATTTTTACTTTTAAAAATGAAAAAATAACTTATAAAAAAAGTGTATTAGAAGACCCTGTTCGTCTTGTTTTAGATATTGAAAACTGCATAAAAGATGTTAATAAGGAATTTGAAATTGATAGTGAATATTATAATGCACTAAGATATTCTCAGTTTTCCAACGACCCGATGGTTTCAAGAATAGTGGTTGAACTTGTGGATAAAACAGAATATGAAATTGAAGTTTCAGATAACGAACTTAAAATAAATTTCTTCTTTGAGGGCGAAGAAAAAGAAGATGATGAGATTAAATATGAAGAACCTGAAATAAATAAAAAATATAAAACTGTCGTTATAGATGCAGGGCATGGAGGAAAAGATCCCGGCGCTCTTGGTATGGACGGAAAAAAAATAGTTTTAAAAGAAAAAGATGTTAATCTTGATATTGCATTAAGAGTGTATAATAAACTAAAAAAAGAAAAAGTTAATGTATATATGACCCGTTCTACCGATGAATTTTTAGAACTTTCAGAAATTGTAGAATTTGCAAACAGTAAGAATGCAGATTTGCTTGTCAGTTGCCATAATAATGCAGCAGAGAATACTGATTTGAGCGGAACTATGGTAATGTATGCCTATGATGAACCTAAAGACGGTCATGAACTTTCAGGATATGATGTTGCAAAAACTGTTCAGAAACATCTTGTTAAAGCAACGAAAGCGTATGATTTCGGGCCAAGAAAAAATTCTGCACTCTATATTATAAGAAAAGCGAATATGCCCGCAATAATTACTGAGTCGCTTTTTATAACAAATGAAGATGACCTTAAAAAACTTATGGACGAAAAATATATAGAAAATATTGCAGATGCAATATATAAAGGTATATGTGAAGTATTGGAGTTATAA
- a CDS encoding leucine--tRNA ligase, whose translation MDYNFKDIEKKWQKIWDEKETFKTSTDYTKKKFYALVEFPYPSGQGLHVGHPRSYTALDIVSRKKRLEGYNVLYPMGWDAFGLPTENFAIKNKIHPKIVTKNNVARFKEQLKSLGFSFDWSKEINTTDPEYYKWTQWIFLKLFEKGLAYKKEMAVNWCTSCKVVLANEEVVNGVCERCQSEVVRKVKSQWMLKITEYAERLIEDLDEVDYVERVKTQQKNWIGKSTGAEVDFNTTVDYKLRVYTTRPDTLFGATYMVVSPEHPFIEQFSDKISNIDDILKYREEANKKSDFERTELVKDKTGVRIEGICAINPVTNKEIPIYVSDYVLMTYGTGAIMAVPAHDTRDWEFAKKFNLPIIEVVKGGEDVQSKAYTETSTGELINSDFLNGLEVEKAKEKIIEYLEKEGIGEKKVNYKLRDWVFSRQRYWGEPIPIVHCEHCGYVPVPESELPLMLPEVDSYEPTDNGDSPLSAMESFVNTTCPKCGRPAKRETDTMPQWAGSSWYFLRYIDPDNKDFLASKEALEYWTPVDWYNGGMEHTTLHLLYSRFWHKFLYDIGVVPTKEPYAKRTSHGMILGENGEKMSKSRGNVVNPDDIVNEFGADTMRLYEMFIGDFEKSAPWSAQGIKGCSRFIERVWNLNNAVCDGDTYSEKLEKSMHKTIKKVSIDIENLKFNTAIAAIMAFLNDVYKVGKINKKELKTLLILLNPFAPHMTEEMWELNGFSGMLNQAKWPEFDEEKCVDNEIEIVVQINGKTRDKLVIPSDLPKEEYEIKAKELDNIKANIEGKTIVKVIAVPGKLVNIVVR comes from the coding sequence GTGGATTATAATTTTAAGGATATAGAAAAGAAGTGGCAAAAAATATGGGACGAGAAGGAAACTTTTAAAACAAGCACAGATTATACAAAGAAAAAATTCTACGCACTTGTTGAATTTCCTTATCCGTCAGGTCAGGGACTTCATGTTGGCCATCCCCGTTCATATACTGCACTTGACATAGTATCAAGAAAGAAAAGGCTTGAAGGATATAATGTTCTTTACCCAATGGGATGGGATGCTTTCGGGCTTCCTACTGAAAACTTTGCCATAAAAAATAAAATTCATCCTAAAATTGTAACAAAAAATAATGTTGCAAGATTTAAAGAGCAACTTAAATCATTAGGTTTTTCATTTGACTGGTCAAAAGAAATAAATACTACCGACCCTGAATATTACAAATGGACTCAGTGGATTTTCTTAAAACTTTTTGAAAAAGGATTAGCATATAAAAAAGAAATGGCAGTTAACTGGTGCACATCCTGTAAAGTAGTTTTAGCAAACGAAGAAGTTGTTAACGGTGTTTGCGAAAGATGTCAGAGTGAAGTTGTAAGAAAAGTTAAAAGCCAATGGATGCTTAAAATTACAGAATATGCTGAAAGACTTATTGAGGACCTTGACGAAGTTGACTATGTTGAAAGAGTAAAAACCCAGCAGAAAAACTGGATTGGTAAATCAACAGGCGCAGAGGTTGATTTTAATACTACAGTTGATTATAAATTAAGAGTTTATACAACACGTCCTGATACTCTTTTCGGTGCTACATATATGGTAGTATCTCCCGAACATCCTTTTATAGAACAGTTCAGTGATAAAATTTCAAATATTGACGATATTTTAAAATACAGAGAAGAAGCAAATAAAAAATCAGATTTTGAAAGAACTGAACTTGTTAAAGACAAAACGGGAGTAAGAATTGAAGGAATTTGTGCAATAAACCCTGTAACAAATAAAGAAATCCCTATTTATGTTTCCGACTATGTTCTTATGACTTACGGAACAGGTGCAATTATGGCTGTTCCTGCTCACGATACAAGAGACTGGGAATTTGCTAAAAAGTTCAATCTTCCTATAATTGAAGTTGTTAAAGGCGGAGAAGATGTTCAAAGTAAAGCATATACAGAAACATCAACGGGTGAACTTATCAATAGTGATTTCTTAAATGGTTTGGAAGTAGAAAAAGCAAAAGAAAAAATAATAGAATATTTAGAAAAAGAAGGAATCGGAGAGAAAAAAGTTAACTATAAATTAAGAGACTGGGTATTCTCACGCCAAAGATATTGGGGAGAACCTATTCCAATTGTTCACTGCGAACATTGTGGATATGTTCCTGTTCCTGAAAGTGAATTACCTTTAATGCTTCCTGAGGTTGATTCTTATGAACCTACCGATAACGGAGATTCTCCACTTTCTGCTATGGAAAGTTTTGTTAATACTACATGTCCTAAATGCGGCAGACCTGCTAAAAGAGAAACTGATACAATGCCTCAATGGGCAGGCTCTTCATGGTATTTCTTAAGATATATTGACCCTGATAATAAAGATTTCTTAGCATCTAAAGAAGCACTTGAATACTGGACTCCTGTTGACTGGTATAACGGAGGTATGGAGCATACAACACTTCACTTATTATACTCAAGATTCTGGCATAAGTTCCTTTATGATATCGGAGTAGTTCCAACAAAAGAACCTTATGCAAAGAGAACTTCTCATGGTATGATTTTAGGCGAAAACGGAGAAAAGATGAGTAAATCAAGAGGTAATGTAGTAAACCCTGATGATATTGTAAATGAATTCGGGGCGGATACAATGCGTCTTTACGAAATGTTTATAGGCGACTTTGAAAAATCTGCACCTTGGTCTGCTCAAGGTATTAAAGGATGTTCAAGATTTATAGAAAGAGTATGGAACTTAAACAACGCAGTTTGTGATGGTGACACATACAGTGAAAAATTAGAAAAATCAATGCATAAAACCATTAAAAAAGTATCGATAGATATTGAAAATCTTAAGTTTAACACAGCAATTGCAGCGATTATGGCATTCTTAAATGATGTTTATAAAGTTGGTAAGATAAATAAAAAAGAACTTAAAACACTTCTTATTTTATTAAATCCGTTTGCACCTCACATGACAGAAGAAATGTGGGAATTAAACGGTTTTTCAGGAATGTTAAATCAGGCAAAATGGCCGGAGTTTGACGAAGAAAAATGTGTTGATAATGAAATTGAAATCGTAGTTCAGATAAACGGTAAAACAAGAGATAAACTTGTTATCCCTTCTGATTTACCAAAAGAAGAATACGAAATAAAAGCGAAAGAACTTGACAATATAAAAGCAAATATAGAAGGAAAAACTATTGTAAAAGTAATAGCAGTTCCCGGAAAACTTGTTAATATAGTTGTCAGATAG
- the rsfS gene encoding ribosome silencing factor — translation MDALTKAKRIVEIADLKKAHDIDLIEIKDVSSITDYFVICTANSELQVKAVADEIEFKLKEEEIYPTHIEGYQTAGWVLLDYNDVVCHIFNKESRAFYSLERLWQDAKRVDISDIIKED, via the coding sequence ATGGATGCATTAACTAAAGCAAAGCGAATAGTTGAAATTGCTGATTTGAAAAAGGCGCACGATATTGACCTTATTGAAATTAAGGATGTATCGTCAATTACCGATTATTTTGTAATTTGTACTGCGAACTCTGAACTTCAGGTTAAAGCGGTAGCAGATGAAATTGAGTTCAAATTAAAAGAAGAGGAAATATATCCTACGCATATCGAAGGGTATCAGACTGCAGGATGGGTACTTCTTGATTATAATGATGTTGTATGCCATATATTTAATAAAGAGTCAAGAGCTTTTTACAGTTTGGAAAGATTATGGCAGGATGCAAAAAGAGTGGATATTTCCGATATTATAAAAGAAGATTAG